ATCACACACTTGTTCTTTTGCAAGAACATTAAAGAAGATTATGTAGATAACTGTCTGCAAGAACATTAAAGAGACACAAAACAGGAAGACGACAGAAGAAATATTTCATGCAGCTTCTGTATGGAATTCTGCATTCTTGATACAAAAGGACTTTCAGTTGATGTTGTGAAATGAGCCATCCAAGTGTGCAGATAtcccaaatttgaaaatactttcagTTTTTCCCTCTGTCGAATTCCAGGCCAGGGAAGCCGACACTGGTCTCATCCCAAGCAGATGACCCAAGAACCTGAGGTTTTTCATGTCCAACAAAAGGATAACAGTGAAAATTGAAGATGAAGTTTCATATCAGCATATGAAACAAAAATCTTAAGCTTTTAGGAAAGAGCTCCATTTACATATTTATGTTTTTAACTGATGGTGTAGAGGCAATTACATTGGAGAAGGAGTGCAACTGGATAGGCACCGTACCGATGGTGTTTTGGAGCCAAGTCATTTGTGGATTCATGGACATGTGCAGACCAGAGAAATCACTAGCAGGTTGCAAGAACTCCAACTGATCATTAATGGCTGGAAGGCTAATTCCTGCTATGCTGCTGGAGTTGCAGGACGAATTTAACAGCATCACTCGATCAAACATGAAAAGTTTCAGCACTGAGGTTAAACAGACCGATTTGTTAGGTGCAAGAACTAAATTACCTCTAGCACTTCACTGCTAGTGCAGTGCATTCCAGGATCTACAACAACCAGCTTCAGTGACAGAACTAAGAAAACACAAGAACAAAACTCATTAATTCTGCCCACAACCCAGCTTATTGAAATCTGGGGAAAACACACACCTCAATTTGGTTTTGGAGAGACTGCACATAGTTTATGATCTCATCGGGCACGCTGGCTTTTCCCATGATCTCGTTGCAACCGGGCACCAAGCCTTGCAAACAGTTCATCCTCTCGTCAATCTTCTCCCTCCTAATCTGCACACCATCAGCACACCCACTGAGTAGCTAAAAAGCAAAGagaagagcaagtggagcaacAATTCTTTACTCTTTCAGCTAAGCTATGACTCTCAGTGGCTTGGCCGCGGCCAGCTCGTACATGGATGTAGTCCCTCTTGTCTTTCTTTTCAGCCATGGCTTCCCCTTCCCTCTCttgcttctttctcttcttcttgctATTCTCAGTGCTAGAGGAAGGAGTAGTCTGGAGGCACTGCATGGCCTAATTATTTCTTATATTTGTGGGTATGTTCAATCCTCGACGCGGGAATTCTGGAGCTCTTCAAACTTGAAATTTCCCGAACAGGATGAGAGAGTTTAACTACAAGAATATATAGAGAGATGGATGCTTATCGATTGGAGATCGATCAAATTAAGTGACAAGGAAGGTGAGAAGAGATAGGTGTGGTGGAGTAAATGAGAGAAAGGGACATCTCCTTCCCTTTTGCACAGGAAGGCAAGGATCATCAGAGACACTGTTGCTTTCACCATGAGGAAGCAAAGCTTTGAAAAGATTTAACAGCCTTAATTAATTCAGCTGTCCATCCTTGTGTAAGATCGAAAGAGTTGAGGGGGTGTTAAAAACTAATCTTTTTTTCCGCAAACCCTGTTAAATCAGATCGCAACGGAATAAAGTAAAGCAAATAAGAATACAGTTCATTTTACTTGGTTAATAGTCCAGCAACTACTATTCCAAGATTTAGGATCCTTAATCGCTTCAATCTATTACAATTcttcttttcaaaaacttttagaGAAGAAGCAAACTTGTACAAGTACAAGGAAGATAATAACAACACTACTATCTCCCTATAAGAAtgtaagtaaaaataaaatatatcgaTAGTACAAGGTAGAAATGAAACACTGGTTGTCAGAGAGCCTCTTGGCATTGTAGTAGCAAATTTCGCATGAACAGTAGTAGTAGAGACGAGGTGGAGCATAGAGAGAATAGATGTTGAGCCTCGGACCCCGAGGCTTCTGTTATATGCCTTCATTAGTCACTAAAAACTGTTCAGTTGACTGAACTAGTCGACTAAATCTCTTAGGCAATTGATATTTGCTCCCTTCCTTGTTTGCTCTGATTTGATCTAGTCAAACCCGCAAATCACGTTGTTTAGTCGACTGTACccttgatcagtcgactgatcacttAAGTTTTCCATTCCTATGCGATCCGATCAAATCTTCTACACTTTCCAActttgatcagtcgactgatcctcacTTTCCTTCTTTACAGGATTTTGAATCACTCTGTGATTATCCACCCGAACTAGTCGACTAAACCTCCTTATTTAGTCTACTGAGCCACTTGGTCGACGAAAGCTTTGCtttttgcaaaacaaagttagcacagtaatataatagTAATaatcttgcaaaacagagttatgTATCAGATAATATGTATGAATGAGATTGACATATATGGTTGTTTGGTCTTGACTTAGAAACCTTCGTTGGTTTCTTCATTCGGATCAACACCTAAGGTTTGTACTAACTGAGACATGATTTCACTGTATATTTTTTCAGAAGAACCACTCCCTCTAGGAGCTTACCTCAATTTACCAAACAACCATCTAGTCCTCTAGACACGTTTGGACTTCATCTCCTCAACCTTTAGGCtatgtttggttgggtgtaatgtaatttagcttgtaatgtaatcaaatttgtaatgtaatgtaatgtaatcttgattacattactacgtttggaaatgtaatgtatgtaatatttgattacaaggatgattacattcttttgtttgatatctattattttttttatcaagaatgtaatttgtattattataaaatgacaaaaatgtccTACGACTTCTACTGACGGTCGCTGCACTTCTGTCGGAGTTTGCGGCCGCTATTGGCCTCCGCCGTCGACGCCGCccgccggccgccgccgccgccgcccgccGACCGCCGCCGCCGTCGCCAGTCGTCGACCGCCGCCGCCGGTCGGCAGCAGGCGGCGGCGGTCGGCGGTGGGCGGCGGGGGCCGACGGTGGACTAAGGGTATATTCGGTATTTAAATTTTGGTGGGacggtgacctcgtaatgtaatcggattacatagcatttactttgtaatccatattacaaaacttcactacattttgtaatccagattacattacattacaagtttaaaaatgaaacaaacaaaataatctgccttgtaatgtaatcaggattacattacaagacagATTACGCCCTACCAAACGCAGCCTTAATCAACTTGCTAAGGTTTTCTCCTGATTCAATATTTGATCCTCTCTGATTTATCTAATCCacctcaccaaatgtctggttcATTTGCTAGGTGTTTAGTCTAtttgacctatctgggcttccTACCTGATTTCCATGATTTGCCGAGACTTCTATTGCCTAGTATCTTGTTCAGTTGATCTACTATGACTTTCTAAGTTAAGCATCATGTATACTTGATCAATCCATTAGAtctcaacaagacttaacttgaacatttGATAACATCAACACATAGGTTCAATTCTAGTGCATtctattggtgcaatcaacctctagagttttgatatttgtttgataatatgtttaatggaGACTGGCAAGGGCAAGAGTCTACCGattgactagtcctaactagatgttaggcaagGAAAAGTCTTAACTGTGGTTAAgtaagggaaaatcctaactggaagttaggtaaATAATAAGtcttaactgaaggttaggcaagggTGAGTAGTCTACCAAGTAACTAACAAGTCCAAGCAGATCAAGGTGACTAGATGTTTGACAAGAGGAAagccctagggggaggtaaccctatgtaatgagaagtcttggaggagtgaactccaagcaactATGCTTGATCGACAGGACCAGTGAATTTTGAATGTTGCTaatgttattttactttgctattttatatctattatgcTAACTCATTATTGTATAAAAGTCTTAGTCGATCAGGTTGATTTGATACTAAGCAAGActagagaaagtccaaataagtATAAAAGACTAGATGTTTAACGGATAAGTTGAGATAAACTCCTTGAATAGAGTGGTGAGGTTGTGTCCAAGTCGGGATAAATCTTAAGTGATGATTCGACTGAAGAAACCAATAGATGTTCTAAGTTGAGATTAAGATAGTCCTAACTGCCATATTCATGCATGTTTATTATCCATtgtttaactttgttttgtaggattattatttgtattatttttgtgctaactttgttttgtaaaaAAGAAAAGCATTGACTGAGAGGTTCAGTCAACTGATCTAAAGGGATAAGCATAGGCAAGATTTGAGATCCGATAAAGAAGGAAACATGGTTCAATCAACGAATAAGAGTGATCAGTCAATTGAACCATATTTGGTAAAGATATCAGATTTGATCGGGTCACATAGGAAAGGAAAATCCAGAGGTTCCGTCGACAAATAAAGTTTAGTTaatcaaacaacatgatttacgGGATCGAGCGGATCAGATCAGATCGGAGCAAATAAGAAAGGGCATGGAGATCAGTCAGCGGATAGAATATTTCGTCAACGGATAAGTTTAGTTGACAGAACTGATATTCAGTCAACTGAATGATgcatataaaagaaggcctcgggGACCAAGCCAATCATCTTGTCTCTGCTGCTACTACTCGTTCAAGCTTCAACTACTACAATGCTCCGAAAACCTACGCTTCATCTATGTTGTCGGTATATTATATTATACTTGCATTTACTATACATCTCATACTTGTACGAATCTACTTCTTCTCTAAAAGGTTTTCAGAGAGAAGAACTATATTAGATTGtccaaagcgatcaaggatcataaGCCTTGAGGTAGTAGTCGCTAGactacgaaccaagtaaaactaatcTTGTTCTTGTGTCTTTACTTTTGCTTTTATTCTACTGCTAACTTACTTTAATTCGATTTTACAAAGATGAAAAAGAAAAGGTTCTAAACAAATGAGATTCCCCTTCTCTTgactttttgatcctacaattagtataaGAGCAATCGATTGCTCTGAAAAGGTTTAATAGACtttcaagattttttaaaatctttttattttctttaaagatTTCCTTTTCTATAATCATTTTGctcaagaaaattatttttatatcatTAGTATTTCTTTCCATTGTACTACTTACTCTAAGTCAAAGTCTTGGAAAATTTTAAGTCTTTCTTTTCAAGAATTGaaaatgtctcaacaagaaggtttATCTACCTCTCGCTTACTACTCTTCAACGACACAAATTTCTACCTTTCGAAGGGGTAGATGGAGCAATTTCTAAAGATGGAGATTATATTGGTGCAGTTAACATCAGtggtcaaacctaagttttgatgaatgacaaatggattaaaattAGGTGTGGTGTGATCTAACCTTTTTACCAAGTGTACAGGGCTTAACGAATCTAGAGGACTTGACACCAGGTTGAAATCCACTAGGTTTGTTGGACTTAATAGCTAGTGGGAAGTCCAAATAAGTCAAGAAGTACCTGATATCTGGCGGAAAGTTCGACTAGTCTGCGGGACCTGATAATTGGCCGAACTCCAGTTGAGTCTGTGGGCCTAACAACTAGTGGGAAGACCTATTGGGTCAAAGACGAGCCAAGCAATTTTGCAttgtaagtaaggtaagtcattgaGGAAAGTGATCCAATGACAACGAGTTCCAATTTAGGACTTTGGGTATTGGTCCAGTTTAGTTCCATTTTAGAAACCTAAACTGAGACCAtaactagattctggtcttgaaaagataggatctaattaataatacttttctatattgtgctaactttattttgtaggttatACTTTATTTTTGGACTAACGCATTCTGTAGGGTTAAAGTAGCAAAAATCactctcggatgaatagtgtctaaGACACCTTAAAGGTGCTTAGAAATTTCTCGGATCGGcgcttggaggcgccctgaacCAATCAAAGGTGCCTTCGAATAGATAAGAGTATCGGATAAAACTTCATGGAACGGAGGTGCCTTggaggcattggaggcgccttggaggcaccttagacaGCTTAGAGGTGCCCTCGTGTGGATAGAAATTGAAGTTAGTAGAAGTGATCGAGTCTGAGACTTTGGGGATCATTTTtgaagctggaggtgcctcatatgagtttggaggcacctccaacactctttaaaagagttattcgaCCATAACTTGAATATAACTTAATTACGAGCTTCAACGACTCTTCTGTTGCTTTGACTACACTTTGCTATTGTGCTACTGCCCCGAGACATCCTATCATTGCTGACAGACTGATTTCGACATGCTTGTTAGTTTAGATTCTGCATTTCTAAAGTGTTGGTAATGATTTAATATTCTTGTACTTCTTTCATACTTGCAAAATGAAAGTGCATGCTATTACACTTTCTCATTTTTCATACTTATATTTGATTTTCTTTTCTGACAGTTCCGAAAGAGGTTTATAGTAGATTGCCCATTGATACGATATGAGGGAtcgtgggtcttagagtaggagtcgtcgaagactctgaaccaagtaactccttatgttagaattctatttttctttacttgtttttatttttccattgCATACTCGTATTTCAAAAAGATATTCATTTTTAAAATACACGTGACTCACCCCTCTCTCACATGTGCACCGATCCTACAGATTAATTTCTGGATCATAATCAAGAAAGGTTTTATACTACCGGTCGACAAATTTGGAGAACCTCTAAAACTGGAAAGGTGGATTCAACATTTAAAGCAAGGTTCAAGTTGATGCTCGGGCCACATACACTCTCCAATCTAGATTGATAGATGAAGACCTCAACCTAGTCGGGTCCTTCGAAAACtccaaagaattatgggacaaattAGTTGAGTTCTACGAAGGAATAAATGACTCAAAGGTAACAAAAAACAAtcttaagttaaataatttaccTAACAATAAAGTGCAGGACAATGAATCATCTTCGAAAGAGTCAGACACAAACCAATCGGGCTTCATGGTGCTTATGGCAAGAATTGAATCTGAGTTCGAATCCTAGATGGAATCAAGCCAAGGAACCGAGTCTGAGTCTAAGTCTGAGTCTGGAAATATTTTTTGTGAAAAATACATATTATAGCACATTATCACAAAAtgttaatttttgaaaacacttagaataTTTTGAAGATAAGACcatgttttcaaaatctaattttgaaTAAGATTTCTTCTAAGTACTTTAATATTTTCAAGAAATTTTTGCTATGTACTTTaaagattttttcaaatattttcacacaaattttccaaaaataatCAAAGATTTTTCAGCTATTTTTCAACcaattttcaaagattttcaaaatatttttcaagaatttttcaaAGACTTTTCAAgaacttttcaaatatttttcaaactatttttacaatttttttcaaagaattctaaaaaaatctaaattttttaaagacttttcaaatgtttttaaaaatatttcaaggtgtaaaaacataatattttttgaaatgtaattttatttttttatttaaaaggttttcaaaaattattaatatatgaTACACTCAATCAAgcatgaaatttattaaaatattattatgttGAATgcctattttgaaaataatttttaaaaaattgtcttataaattttgagaactttttaaaaatatttttaatttaatagtgcTTGTCATCTTACCCATTCTAAGTGTCTCGCTACAATCAATCATGATACCCttatgagttttgtgagataCTTAGTCAATTTGATTTGATTAAAAGTTTAAGTTTGAATTGGGAAGATTGTTTGACATTGTGTttgattcaagtttagtttttaGTTAACTAAGTGGTCATTTTAAGACTTGGATtctaggtcatggcgaggcatAGGAGCTTTCTTAATCAGATCAATGACctcttccttagacaaagtcaaTTCAAGAAATTGTACACTTAACCAACTTATTGAAAAATTCTAGTCTAACTAGTTTAGGATGTTGCGAgatagcttcagtcagttccaatTAGCTAAGCAAACCAAGTAGGGTACTattggtgtagggagcaccagaTAATCGAACCTGATTTTGATGTTGACAAAGGTTTAAATTAagctgtgttgtgatctaacaaaatTCATCAAGTGTGCAGGGAGCACAACTAGgaaagtcttagtaggtcaaATTGATCGGATACTTATCGCTTGAAAACCCTAGTAGGCCAGCTAGATCGGATACTAGGCAAGGTAGAAGTCTTGGCAAATCAAGGACACCAGAtgagaaatctagatgggtcaagtggACCGAACATCTAGCAAGTTGATGGGTCAGAGAGGAACGAACATCAGAGGAAGTCCTTGAGGACAGAGGATTGGATGCTGAAAAGGAAGTCTAAAGAGTTTTGGAGGATCGGATGTTTGGCAAGCAAGTAAATTCTCTTGAGTGGAGTGTATAAGGACATGTTCtcttgagggaacagtaggagtcggttcgacctaggattttactGGAAATTCAAAGTTGAGACCGAACAGTTGCAAACTATCTCTTTTATATTATTATTCTATTGTACTAAATCTATGGTGAGGGAGCTTGAGATCAGAAGTTGGCCGAACTAGTGTACTCTGGGCGACTGAAGGTCCAAGCGATCGTTAAGCATCTAGCCAACCAGAGAGGATAAAGATGCCGAAAAGCGAATAAAGTTGCGATGGAGTCGAATTGAATGAGGCCTAGCTAGGGTCGCCCAAGGGTTATACAGGCAACTAAAAAGGACTATAAAAGAAGCTATGGACAACAACCTCTATACACACTTCTAATCATTGCTTtcaagttctctcactctagaaaTGATGGGACACTCTTCTAACAACTACACTCTACTCCGGATCTATTTTTGTCAGTatactagtaattatttttaattgtctTTCGTATTTGTTTTTGAAAAGGAACAGTAAACGTGTTGTCATTCCTCAAATTTTTGTAAAAGATGAATCTTCATCTCTAAATCATTATTCAGAGAAAGAGATTGTTAATGGATTGCCCATCAAAATCGATCAACGACTGTGAGCCTTGGACTAGCAACATAGAttgcgaaccaagtaaaaaaataaatatgttttcTATGCTTGTTTCTATTTCTCTATTTCGCTCCTTAAACTCTAAAATGCTAGAAcggttttatgaaaaataaaaaaacgtgacacgcactattcacccccccactCTAGCACTCTTTTCAATCCTATAATTACTATCAAAGCGAGAACactctgaattagtgcaacaATCGTTCAAGCAAGTTTTGTTTCACTTTATTTGGTTTtggttttttgtttatttatttttcaagcactattaattcaagaccaagtctcGATACATTCTCTTCATTTTTTCGTGTTCAAGAATTTGTCATAATGGCTCATCAAGAAGGGTACAACACTGTTCGACTACCTCTTTTCTCTGGCAAACATTTTGGTTGCTGGAAGGGTCAAATGGAATACCATTTGAAGACCCAAGTAGAGATGTGGATCGTGATCTAAACAGAATTCACGTTCCCTACCAGTGAAGGCGTACCACTCACCTACGACAAATGTGACAATGACACTAAAAGACAGATTGAGGCCAACGCTAAATCTACTTAGACTCTACAGTGTAGCTTGACCAAAGAGGAACTAAATCAAATTAGACCATTTAGC
This region of Zingiber officinale cultivar Zhangliang chromosome 9A, Zo_v1.1, whole genome shotgun sequence genomic DNA includes:
- the LOC122019572 gene encoding transcription factor BHLH094-like, yielding MQCLQTTPSSSTENSKKKRKKQEREGEAMAEKKDKRDYIHVRAGRGQATESHSLAERLLSGCADGVQIRREKIDERMNCLQGLVPGCNEIMGKASVPDEIINYVQSLQNQIELVVVDPGMHCTSSEVLELEFLQPASDFSGLHMSMNPQMTWLQNTIGTVPIQLHSFSNVLGSSAWDETSVGFPGLEFDRGKN